In Flavobacterium okayamense, a single window of DNA contains:
- a CDS encoding efflux RND transporter periplasmic adaptor subunit codes for MKNIFTSLLIGFVIVSCGGDKKNSTTSVIEKGDLKQLREKRAELVTQADALSKEIELIDNAIGKLDDNHKLALISTFTAKDTIFNHYLELQADVQTKENIVLNAEFGGTLQQVYVTEGQKVAKGQTLAKIDDGGLSQQLAQLEIQANLAKTTFERQQNLWNQKIGSEIQYLQAKSNYEAQTKAVSQMKSQLAKTIVRAPFSGTIDNVITEKGSTVAPGTPIVRIVNLGNMYLEAEVPEKYTKSITKGSDVIVEFPILGESLESKITQASSYINPGNRSFNIQIQVPNKNGQIKPNLTAKIKIKDYTNPKVTTVPLSIISENAEGEQYLYVVENISKDNLATAKKVIVKTGKSQGNFVEILEGIKDGDQIVKEGARSVKDGQKVSIIK; via the coding sequence ATGAAAAATATATTTACCAGTTTACTTATAGGATTCGTTATTGTTTCGTGTGGAGGAGACAAAAAGAATTCAACAACTTCTGTAATTGAAAAAGGCGATTTGAAACAACTTCGTGAAAAAAGGGCAGAATTAGTTACACAAGCGGATGCTTTATCAAAAGAAATTGAATTAATTGACAATGCGATAGGGAAATTAGACGACAATCATAAATTAGCTCTAATTAGTACGTTTACTGCTAAAGACACAATATTTAATCACTATTTAGAACTTCAAGCAGATGTTCAAACAAAAGAAAACATAGTATTAAATGCAGAGTTTGGTGGAACATTACAACAAGTATATGTAACCGAGGGACAAAAAGTTGCTAAAGGTCAAACATTAGCTAAAATTGATGATGGTGGATTAAGTCAACAATTAGCGCAATTAGAAATTCAAGCTAATTTGGCAAAAACTACATTTGAGCGTCAACAAAATTTATGGAATCAAAAAATTGGTTCTGAAATTCAATATTTGCAAGCTAAATCTAACTATGAAGCACAGACTAAAGCAGTTTCCCAAATGAAAAGTCAATTAGCTAAAACTATTGTTAGAGCTCCATTTTCGGGAACAATTGACAATGTAATTACTGAAAAAGGATCAACGGTTGCTCCTGGAACTCCAATAGTTCGAATTGTGAACTTAGGAAATATGTATTTAGAAGCAGAAGTACCTGAAAAATATACAAAATCGATTACAAAAGGCTCTGATGTAATTGTTGAGTTTCCTATTCTTGGTGAAAGTCTTGAAAGCAAAATTACACAAGCAAGCAGCTACATTAATCCAGGAAACCGTTCATTTAATATTCAAATTCAAGTGCCAAATAAAAACGGACAAATTAAGCCTAATTTAACGGCTAAAATTAAAATTAAAGATTACACAAATCCAAAGGTAACAACTGTTCCTCTTAGTATTATTTCAGAAAATGCTGAAGGAGAGCAATACTTATATGTTGTAGAAAATATTTCTAAAGACAATCTTGCAACAGCTAAAAAAGTAATCGTTAAAACAGGAAAATCTCAAGGAAATTTTGTTGAAATTTTAGAAGGAATTAAAGATGGAGACCAAATTGTAAAAGAAGGAGCAAGAAGTGTTAAAGATGGTCAAAAAGTTTCTATCATTAAATAA
- a CDS encoding efflux RND transporter permease subunit gives MNNNTSDKEFRLSSWAIENKMTIYVMMALFFILGLSAYYNMPREDFPEVKETKIYISTVYPGNTAEDIERLIIDPLEDELKNVSNVVEIVSTSQEDYGIITVEFDEKISVEAAKQKIKDEVDSKKAGEDWPTFNGAKVEPNVFDLNLSEEMPILNINISGDYPVNKLKEFGEYLEDEIEGLNEIKQVDIRGAQDQEVEVAVDIYKMMASKVSFDDVINAIRNGNVTMSAGNLIANGQRRTISIKGEIDKPSELENFVVKTQNGAVYLKDISTVTFKDVDKTTYAREFGNEVVMLDVKKRAGKNMIEAAEKIKKIVEDAKENVLPSDLKITIANDQSSRTLNQVDDLVNNIIFGIILVVGVLMFFLGFRNALFVGFAIPMSMFMSFMIINLFGYTLNTMILFGLIMGLGMLVDNGIVVVENVYRLMDEEGMSRLEAAKKGIGEIALPIIISTATTVAAFVPLGLWPGVMGEFMKFFPITLSIVLGSSLFVAVFFNSLMVSQFMDVNEKILSRKQLIRLSLILVPFGAFILLVGGSMSALGSLMIFTAIMFWLYKYFIKDLTLSFQKRILTKWENWYEKSLRFALSGRKPYFITGLMGILFLLVLGLYFGWSVGSGRTKVEFFPDNTPNQIIVYIEYPQGTDIAKTNEITSSIEKRVYAVLNQKLEGEDIINPEDNTNYLVESAVSQVGEGAGNPQTDGGSSAEMPHKGKITISMREYKFRNSLDSEDLRRKVQETLKDVYPGVIVSVEKDAVGPPAGYPVNIEIKGNDYDELIVTAEKMKDFLNDKNVPGVDELKVDVNKSKPAMKVVVDRAKAGEMGVSAGQVGNQLRRSIFGEKAGIYKKDGDDYDIYVRFNEDIRYNQSALFNQNIIFRDMASGQLKEIPVSTVASQKNTSSFSAIKHRDTERVVVLYSALAPGYTDAGSVVAQIQAEMAGFDVPKNIKIDYTGQIEEQNKQMGFLMGALISGLGLIMLILIFQFNSISKPSIIMIAVFLSFIGVFLGLMVTGWPFVIMMTMMGIISLAGIVVNNGVVLLDYTQLLLDRRAKELQLVDGETLPKEEVFNAIVKGGKARLRPVLLTAITTVLGLIPLAIGLNIDFFGLFSEFNPHYYQGGDNVIFWGPLAWTVIFGLTFATFLTLIVVPVLFYLVSLLKIWIKNRKNK, from the coding sequence ATGAACAATAACACATCAGATAAAGAATTTAGACTATCCTCATGGGCAATAGAAAACAAGATGACTATATATGTAATGATGGCCTTGTTTTTCATTTTAGGATTGTCAGCATATTATAATATGCCTCGTGAAGATTTTCCAGAAGTTAAAGAAACTAAAATATATATAAGTACAGTTTATCCAGGAAACACAGCTGAAGATATTGAGCGTTTAATCATTGACCCGCTGGAAGACGAACTTAAAAATGTAAGCAATGTTGTTGAAATTGTTTCAACTTCACAGGAAGATTATGGAATTATTACCGTAGAATTTGATGAAAAAATTTCGGTTGAAGCAGCTAAACAAAAAATTAAAGACGAAGTAGATTCGAAAAAAGCTGGAGAAGATTGGCCTACTTTTAATGGTGCAAAAGTTGAACCTAATGTTTTCGATTTAAACCTTTCGGAAGAAATGCCCATTCTTAACATAAATATTTCTGGAGATTATCCTGTAAATAAATTAAAAGAATTTGGTGAATATTTAGAAGACGAAATTGAAGGTTTAAATGAAATCAAACAAGTAGATATTCGTGGTGCACAAGATCAAGAAGTTGAAGTTGCTGTAGACATCTATAAAATGATGGCATCGAAGGTAAGTTTTGATGATGTAATAAATGCAATTCGTAATGGAAATGTTACCATGTCGGCTGGGAATTTAATTGCAAATGGACAAAGACGTACGATAAGTATTAAAGGTGAAATTGACAAACCTTCTGAATTAGAAAATTTTGTTGTAAAAACACAAAATGGAGCTGTTTATCTTAAAGATATCTCTACGGTTACTTTTAAAGATGTTGATAAAACAACCTATGCAAGAGAATTTGGTAATGAAGTTGTAATGCTAGACGTTAAAAAACGTGCTGGTAAAAACATGATTGAAGCTGCTGAGAAAATCAAAAAAATTGTTGAAGACGCTAAAGAAAATGTATTACCAAGTGACCTAAAAATTACAATTGCAAACGATCAATCTTCAAGAACATTAAACCAAGTTGACGATTTAGTAAACAATATCATCTTCGGTATCATATTAGTGGTTGGGGTATTAATGTTCTTTTTAGGATTTAGAAATGCATTATTCGTAGGTTTTGCGATTCCTATGTCGATGTTCATGTCATTTATGATTATTAATCTTTTTGGCTACACATTAAATACCATGATTTTATTTGGTTTAATCATGGGCTTAGGAATGCTAGTAGATAACGGAATTGTTGTTGTTGAAAACGTCTACAGGTTAATGGATGAAGAAGGAATGTCAAGATTAGAAGCAGCTAAAAAAGGTATTGGTGAAATTGCATTACCTATTATTATATCTACTGCTACTACAGTTGCCGCATTCGTTCCTCTAGGATTATGGCCGGGTGTAATGGGTGAATTTATGAAGTTCTTCCCAATTACTTTGTCCATCGTATTAGGGTCCTCTCTATTCGTTGCAGTATTCTTTAATTCATTAATGGTTTCTCAATTTATGGATGTAAATGAGAAAATATTATCGAGAAAACAATTAATACGTTTATCACTTATATTAGTTCCCTTTGGTGCTTTCATTCTATTAGTAGGTGGTTCGATGAGTGCTCTTGGTTCGTTGATGATTTTTACAGCAATTATGTTTTGGTTGTACAAATATTTCATTAAAGATTTAACCTTATCGTTCCAAAAAAGAATACTTACAAAATGGGAAAATTGGTACGAAAAGAGTTTACGATTTGCACTTTCTGGTAGAAAACCATATTTTATTACAGGATTAATGGGAATACTTTTCCTATTGGTTTTAGGATTATACTTTGGATGGAGCGTAGGAAGTGGAAGAACGAAAGTGGAGTTTTTTCCAGATAATACTCCAAATCAAATTATAGTTTATATTGAATATCCTCAAGGAACTGATATTGCAAAGACAAACGAAATAACATCTTCAATTGAAAAAAGAGTTTATGCTGTTCTAAATCAAAAATTAGAAGGAGAAGATATTATAAATCCTGAAGACAATACAAACTATCTGGTAGAAAGTGCTGTTTCCCAAGTTGGCGAAGGTGCCGGTAATCCACAAACTGATGGTGGTTCTTCTGCTGAAATGCCACATAAAGGTAAGATTACGATATCTATGCGAGAGTATAAATTTAGAAATAGTTTAGACTCTGAAGACCTTCGTAGAAAAGTTCAAGAAACTTTAAAGGATGTTTATCCAGGTGTAATTGTATCTGTAGAAAAAGATGCTGTTGGTCCTCCTGCTGGTTATCCTGTTAACATTGAAATTAAAGGTAATGATTATGATGAATTAATCGTAACTGCCGAAAAGATGAAAGACTTCTTAAACGATAAAAATGTTCCGGGAGTTGATGAATTAAAAGTAGATGTTAACAAATCTAAACCTGCAATGAAAGTGGTGGTTGATCGAGCTAAAGCTGGCGAAATGGGCGTTTCTGCAGGACAAGTTGGCAACCAATTAAGACGTTCAATTTTTGGTGAAAAAGCTGGAATCTATAAAAAAGATGGGGATGATTATGATATTTATGTTCGCTTTAATGAAGATATAAGATATAATCAAAGTGCTTTATTTAACCAAAACATTATCTTTAGAGACATGGCATCAGGGCAACTGAAAGAAATTCCAGTTTCTACTGTTGCATCTCAAAAGAATACCTCTTCATTTAGTGCAATTAAACACCGCGACACTGAAAGAGTTGTTGTTTTATATTCTGCATTAGCACCTGGATATACTGATGCTGGTTCAGTTGTGGCACAAATTCAAGCTGAAATGGCAGGTTTTGATGTTCCTAAAAATATTAAAATTGATTACACTGGTCAAATCGAAGAACAAAACAAACAAATGGGCTTCTTAATGGGGGCTTTAATTTCAGGTTTAGGTTTAATTATGCTCATCTTAATCTTCCAATTCAACTCTATATCTAAACCTTCAATCATTATGATTGCTGTGTTCTTAAGTTTCATTGGTGTATTCTTAGGATTAATGGTAACAGGTTGGCCTTTTGTTATTATGATGACCATGATGGGAATTATCTCACTCGCAGGAATCGTAGTTAACAATGGTGTTGTACTTCTAGATTATACGCAATTATTATTAGATAGAAGAGCGAAAGAATTACAACTTGTAGATGGCGAAACTTTACCGAAAGAAGAAGTGTTTAATGCAATTGTTAAAGGAGGAAAAGCTCGTTTAAGACCAGTACTATTAACCGCTATTACAACTGTTTTAGGTTTAATACCTTTAGCTATAGGTTTAAACATCGATTTCTTTGGTTTATTCTCAGAATTTAATCCTCACTATTATCAAGGTGGAGATAACGTTATATTCTGGGGACCTTTAGCATGGACTGTTATATTCGGTTTAACGTTTGCAACCTTCCTTACTTTAATAGTTGTACCCGTATTATTTTACTTGGTTAGTCTATTAAAGATTTGGATTAAGAACAGAAAGAATAAATAA
- a CDS encoding TolC family protein, whose amino-acid sequence MKSIKLIVAFLLSSLLYAQENEGKYAFTLEEAITHALENNYQAINASRGVDAAKKRKWETTTIGLPQINANVNYQNNFVLQKSVVPAEFFGGNPGEFQEVEFGTKHNMTANATLSQLIFDGSYLVGLQSAKVYLQISENAKEKTDIEIREVVTNAYGNVLLANESVKVLESNKKILDQTLFETQETFKNGLIEEENVEQLQITLSQINSSLSNAKRRSEIALNMLKLVLGIDIEYELTLKDNLDELANKNIDLATLSSEFNVQENIDYKISLNTQESNRLLLKLEKSKALPNLAANLNFGYNSFSNEFSFLENDQKWFNYSNLGVALNIPVFSSLGRSARTQQAKIAYEQSKTQLKETEQQLLLEYQTARNDYEFSIEQYQVSKDNLLLAERIERKQGVKFKEGISSSFEYTEAQRQLYATQQTYLQSMIDVINKKTALDKIINKK is encoded by the coding sequence ATGAAATCAATCAAATTAATAGTTGCATTTTTACTCTCAAGTTTATTGTATGCTCAAGAAAATGAAGGTAAATATGCATTCACTTTAGAAGAAGCGATTACACATGCGCTAGAAAACAACTATCAAGCTATAAATGCTTCACGCGGAGTTGATGCCGCTAAAAAAAGAAAATGGGAAACAACTACAATTGGTTTGCCACAAATAAATGCTAATGTAAATTATCAAAACAATTTTGTTTTACAAAAATCTGTTGTTCCTGCGGAATTTTTTGGTGGTAATCCTGGAGAATTTCAAGAAGTTGAATTTGGAACTAAGCATAATATGACGGCGAATGCCACTTTAAGTCAGTTAATTTTTGATGGTTCTTATTTAGTTGGCTTACAATCAGCAAAAGTTTATTTACAAATTTCTGAAAATGCTAAAGAAAAAACAGATATTGAAATTCGTGAAGTAGTAACCAATGCCTATGGAAATGTTTTATTAGCAAACGAAAGCGTTAAGGTATTAGAAAGTAACAAAAAAATATTAGATCAAACATTGTTTGAAACTCAGGAAACATTCAAAAACGGACTTATTGAAGAGGAAAATGTTGAACAACTTCAAATTACATTAAGTCAAATTAATAGTTCGCTTTCTAATGCTAAAAGACGTTCAGAAATTGCTCTAAATATGCTAAAATTGGTATTAGGAATTGATATCGAATACGAATTAACTTTGAAAGATAACTTAGATGAATTAGCTAATAAAAATATAGACTTAGCTACCCTAAGTTCAGAATTTAATGTACAAGAGAATATTGATTATAAAATAAGTCTTAACACACAAGAATCAAATAGACTGTTGTTAAAATTAGAAAAAAGTAAGGCTTTACCAAATCTAGCAGCTAATTTAAACTTTGGTTACAACTCTTTTAGTAATGAATTTAGTTTTTTAGAAAATGATCAAAAATGGTTCAACTACTCTAATTTAGGGGTTGCGTTAAACATCCCTGTTTTTAGCAGTTTAGGCAGAAGTGCAAGAACTCAACAAGCTAAAATTGCTTATGAACAATCTAAGACACAATTAAAAGAAACTGAGCAACAACTTTTACTTGAATACCAAACAGCAAGAAACGATTATGAATTTAGTATTGAACAGTACCAAGTTTCTAAAGACAATCTATTACTTGCAGAAAGAATTGAACGCAAGCAAGGTGTAAAATTTAAAGAAGGTATTTCAAGTAGTTTTGAATATACAGAAGCACAACGCCAGTTGTATGCTACTCAACAAACTTATTTACAATCTATGATTGATGTGATTAACAAAAAAACAGCTTTAGATAAAATTATAAACAAAAAATAA